One segment of Nostoc flagelliforme CCNUN1 DNA contains the following:
- a CDS encoding DUF5674 family protein yields the protein MILIIREPASREEIDEMVKTWDVFIKIAVDIERKILAGGGVRHYECEQQLLKDGSRQRDIWGVDWSPLTQEIVFESIINIRPSQNNRSMIIQSNQIREQVSQITKQLLGGL from the coding sequence TTGATTTTAATAATCCGTGAGCCTGCTAGTCGTGAAGAAATAGACGAAATGGTGAAAACTTGGGATGTATTCATTAAAATAGCAGTAGACATCGAACGCAAAATTCTTGCAGGTGGTGGCGTTCGCCATTATGAATGCGAACAACAGTTACTCAAAGACGGTAGCAGACAACGAGATATTTGGGGTGTGGATTGGTCTCCTTTGACTCAAGAAATCGTGTTTGAGTCAATCATCAACATTCGCCCAAGCCAGAATAACCGTAGTATGATAATACAGTCTAACCAAATTCGAGAACAAGTTAGCCAAATTACCAAGCAATTGCTAGGAGGATTGTAA
- a CDS encoding aldo/keto reductase: MIGPNPFGNQMFTDRNWRVLDTLRTVAEEVDRPLAQVALAWVLAQSGITSPIVGASKLDQLHDNLASLDIRLTPEQIRTLDESSALDPAFPYSIFTSEVNRSIFGGAIVQGWR, translated from the coding sequence CTGATTGGCCCCAATCCTTTCGGGAACCAGATGTTCACCGATCGTAACTGGCGCGTCCTTGATACCCTGCGAACCGTGGCAGAGGAAGTCGATCGCCCCTTGGCGCAGGTTGCCCTTGCCTGGGTTTTGGCGCAGTCTGGCATTACCTCGCCGATTGTGGGTGCCAGCAAGCTCGATCAACTGCATGACAATCTGGCATCATTGGACATCCGCCTCACCCCGGAACAGATCCGGACGCTGGACGAGAGCAGTGCCCTTGATCCCGCCTTTCCCTATAGCATCTTCACCAGCGAGGTGAATCGTAGCATTTTTGGCGGCGCGATCGTCCAAGGCTGGAGGTAG